The sequence TCCCACGTATAGGCCTGTGCGAAGTCGAGCGCCGGCTGGGCCCCGGGCACGCGGTGCGGCCAATCGAGGGCGAGTGAGATGGGCAGCTTCATCGACGGCGGGGAGGCTTGAGCGATGGTGCATCCGTCGGTGAAGGTGGCCATGGAATGCACGATGGACTGCGGGTGCACCGTCACGGCGATGCGCTCGGCCGGGAGATCGAAAAGCAGGGACGCCTCGATGAGCTCGAGGCCCTTGTTGACCAGGGTCGCCGAGTTGAGCGTGTTCATCTGCCCCATTGACCACGTCGGGTGCTGGGCGGCCTGCTGCGGGGTAACGTCCCACATCTCATCGCGCGTCCACCCGCGGAAGGGGCCGCCGGAGGCCGTGAGCACGAGGTGGTCGAGCTCGCCGCGCTCTCCCGCGGACAGGCACTGCGCCATGGCCGAGTGCTCGGAATCCACCGGAATGAGGCGCGCGCGATCGACGCGGTCGGTGACCAAAGTCCCGCCGGCAACAAGGGACTCCTTGTTGGCCAGCGCCAGCACCGCACCCGAGTCGATGGTGGCCATGGTGGCCTTAAGCCCCTGCGAGCCGACCATGGCGTTGAGCACGGTGTCGGCCGCGTCCGGGCCGGTGCCCGCAGTATTTTCCACGAGGTGGGCGGCCGCGTCGGCGCCGTCGATGACCTGCCCGCCGAGGGCTGCGGACACCTTTCTTGCGGCGTCCACGTTCGCGCACGCCACCTGGTCCGCGGTGAGATTGTGCGCACGCGCCTGGCGCGCCAAGAGCTCCGGGTTGCCGCCGCCCGCGGCTAGCCCCACGACCTGGAATTTGTCGGGATTGTCCGCGATGACCTCGAGGGCCTGCGTGCCGATGGAGCCAGTCGAGCCGAGAATCACGATTCGCTTGAGAGTCACCCGTCCTAGCTTAGGGGGTACGCGCACCAACTAGTGGACGCGGCCAGGCGGGGGTACTTACTCGCTCCGCGTATGGGTATGACCTAGAATGTTGCGAGTAGTAAAGGCAGGTACACGCGAAGGAGAGCAAGTGTCTTCCCACAAGCCGACCCCTCAGGTCTATGACGGCATTTCTACCGAAGAGGTCCCGTCCGCGGGCTTCGGTTGGTCCCGCACCCCGCGTACCGGTGTGCAGATCGCCGGTTGGATCTCCGTGTTCCTGCTGCTGATGTACAACTTTGGCAACCACAAGGGCCACGTGGAGACCGTGTGGCTCTTTGTCTTGGCGGCGCTGCTCATCGTCGGCCTGCTCATCCACCTGTTCCAGCCGAAGCTGAACCAGGTGCGCACCCTCACCGCGCGCAACAAGCCGGTCGGCTACAAGGAGCAGGACTGGAACCACATGCAGAAGACGCTGACCGGCCCGTACGCCGAGCTCTCCGACGACGAGCTGCGCGCCTTGAACGTCGACCCGGAGGCCCGCCGCCGCGAACTCGCCTCCTCCGAGCGCACCGCTTCCATCAACGTCGGCTCCCACGCCAACTACGCCACCCCGGTTTCCTCGGGTGCTGCGGCCGCGCACACCGCCTCCCCGGTATCCCGCGACTAAGCTTCCCTCGGGCTCACGCGTTGGACACTTTCGCGTAAAGCTTGAAAAAATAAAAGGCCCTCTCCCCGGCAACTTCTGGTTGAACCGGGGAGAGGGCCTTTTCGCTAGCTTGCCTCGCTCTCCCGCTCGTCGGCGGCGAGCTGGCCACACGCGGCGGCGATTTCCTGCCCCTTCGTGTCACGCACCGTGCAGGGAACGCCCTGCGCCTGCACGCGGCGGACGAACTCGTTCTGCCGAGCCTTCGGGGCGGCGTCCCATTCCGAACCCGGGGTAGGGTTCAGCGGGATGACGTTGACGTGGACCTTGGAGCCAAGGGCTTGGTGCAGCTTCCGCCCCAGCAGATCGGCGCGAAAGTCCTGATCGTTCTTGTCGCCGATAAGCGCGTACTCGATAGAGACACGGCGGGAAGTCTTTTCAACGTAGTACTTCGCGGCGTCAAGGACCTCGTCGACAGACCACCGGTTGTTGATGGGCACGAGGGTGTCTCGCAGCTCATCGTCAGGCGTGTGCAGCGACACCGCAAGGGTGCAGGACAGGTCCTCGTCGGCCAGCCGCCGGATGGCCGGAGCCACGCCCACGGTGGAGACGGTCACGTTGCGCATGGATAGGCCGAAGCCTTCCGGGGCGGGCGCGGTGATCTGCCGCACCGCCTGCACCACGCGCTTGTAGTTGGCCAGCGGCTCCCCCATGCCCATGAACACCACGTTGGACAGCCGGCCGCCTTCTTCAGCCATCTGCTTTGCGGCGTTACGCACCTGCTCGACGATCTCGGCGGTGGACAGGTTGCGGTCCAAACCGCCCTGTCCGGTGGCGCAGAACGGGCAGTTCATGCCGCAGCCGGCCTGCGAGGAAATACAGAGGGTGGCGCGGCCGGGGTAGCGCATAAGCACCGATTCCAGCAGCGTGCCGTCGTGCAGCCGCCACAGGGACTTGGAGGTCTCCCCATCGTCGGTGGAGGTAAACCGGATGGGGTTCATCAGCTTTGGAAAGAGCGCCTCCCCCACGGCTTCGCGTTTGGAGGCGGGGAGATCGGTCATCTCCTCCACGTCTGCGGTGTAGTGGACGTAGTAGTGCTGCGCGAGCTGCTTGGCACGGAACTTGGGCAGGCCGAGCTCTTCGAGCTTGGCGATGCGCTCGTCGTTGCTCAAGTCGGCAAAGTGCTTCGGGGGCAGCCCGCGGCGCGGGGCGGAAAAGTCAAGCTTTACTGGTTGGGGCATAACACACCTCATTCTCGCACGACGACGAGGGTTGAAACCAAACTGAGCAAGTCTGGTGAACGTGTGGGGAAAGCGGGCAGCAGCGAAACTCTACACGGAGGTGGCCGTGAGCACGGAGACGGCAACCCACGTCACCATCGCGGCCGGCAACATGCCGTCCAGTCGGTCCATCAAGCCGCCGTGGCCGGGCAGAAGCGCTGACATGTCCTTGATACCCAATTCGCGCTTGAACTGCGATTCGACCAAGTCACCCAGCGTTGCACAGACCGCCAAGAACAGTCCCATGATGGCGCCGATCCACGGCAGGTGGTGCAGCACTAACCAGAACGTCAGCGCGCCCACGAGGGTGCTCAGCACCAGAGAACCGATGAAACCTTCCCACGACTTTTTCGGGCTGACCGCCGGCGCCATCGGGTGGGATCCGAACATAACGCCCGCGATGTACCCGCCGGTATCTGAGGCGACCACACACAGCATGAAGGTGATGATGGACCGCTCCCCCGACGCGAACGGCGACGGGGTGTTGGCCAGCATTGCGGCGAAGGTGGCGAACAGCGGCACCCACGTCAGCACAAAAATGCCCACCGCCATGTCGCGCAGGTAATTCTCCGGCGGGCGGTGCCGGCCGTTTTGAAAGAGCCGGCCGAACATGAGTGACAAGACCGCCACGACATAGACGGCGACGAGGCCTCCTGCCCCGGCGAACCAGGAGCTCCAGATCATCGCCTGGCCCAAGCACAACAGGTGCTTTCGCTGGAGGAAGTAGCCCCGCTCCTTGAGCCGGGTGAGCACCTCCCACATGGCCACGCCGATGGCACCAGCCACCACCAAGTACCACGCGAGTGGGCCAGCCCAGACGGCGCCGACGACGAGAACGCCGAGCCCCACCCCAACCGCGATGGCGGTGGGGAGGTCTCGCCCGGCGTTGTTTTTCGGGCGCGGCAGCCGCGTGCTTCGGGTGCGGGCCTTATCCGCCCGCCCCTTCTCCGGAGCGCCCACGTTCGCTCGGGCATCCCCAGTCGCCGGGGTACCGTCCGGAGCACCATGCTGTGGCGAGGATTCAGTCACCGCGGCTTTTCCTCCTTGCGCTGCGTGGGGGAAGAAGAATTGTCTAGGCATGTACCCCTAGCTGGGGCGTAGGGAAAGGGCGGAAGGGAAATTGGGGAGAACAGCCGAGGGAGGTTAGACCTCCATGAGCTCGTTTTCCTTGTTCTCCATCAGCTCGTCGATCTGCTCGATGTAGTTAGCGGTGATCTTCTCCATGTCCTTTTCGGCGGAGACAACCTCGTCCTCGCCGGCATCGCCGGCCTTTTGCAGCTTCTTCAGCTGCTCCATGGCCTTGCGGCGGACGTTGCGGATAGCAATCTTGCCGTCCTCGCCCTTGGCGCGGGCGAACTTCACCATCTCCTTGCGGCGCTCCTCGGTGAGCTGCGGGACGGTCACGCGGATGACGGTGCCATCGTTGGTGGGGTTAACGCCCAGGTCCGAGTTGCGGATGGCGGTCTCAATCTCGCCGATCATGGACTGCTCGTAGGGCTTGACCATCAGCATGCGCGGCTCCGGAACCGAGATGGACGCCATCTGGGTGATCGGGGTCGGCGCACCGTAGTACTCTGCCACCAGGCCGTTGAACATGGACGGGTTGGCGCGGCCGGTGCGGATGGTCTGCAGCTCGTCGCGGGTGTGATCCACGGAGTTGGACATGCGCTCTTCGGCGTCTAGCTGAATCTCATCAATCATCGAGTAAATCCCCTCTGAGAAAGTCTTTTCTGTCTGGCTAATGTAGCAGTTTCGCGGTATGGATTAGGACTGCACGAGTGTGCCGATGCGCTCGCCGCTGACGGCTCGGGCGATGTTGCCTTCCTGCAGCAAGTTGAAGACCAAAATGGGCATGTTGTTGTCCATGCACAGGCTGAATGCGGTGGCGTCGGCGACCTTGAGGTTTTTCTCAATAACCTCGCGCGGCGTGATCTCGTGGTACAGCTCGGCGCTGTCGTCCTCGCGCGGGTCGGCCGTGTAGACGCCGTCGACTCCCTTGGCCAAGAACAGCACCTCCGCGCCGATTTCGAGGGCGCGCTGGGCGGCGGTCGTATCCGTGGAGAAATACGGCATGCCCATGCCGGCGCCGAAGATGACCACACGACCCTTCTCCAGGTGACGGTCCGCGCGCAAGGGCAGGTACGGCTCCGCGATCTGGGCCATATTGATGGCCGTCTGCACGCGGCACTCGACCCCCTCTTGCAGCAGAAAGTCCTGCAGCGCGAGCGAATTCATCACCGTGCCGAGCATGCCCATGTAATCCGAGCGGGCACGGTCCATGCCCCGCTGGGACAACTGCGCGCCGCGGAAGAAGTTGCCGCCGCCAATGACGACGGCGATTTCGGTGCCGGCGCGTGCCACGGCAGCGATCTGCTTGGCCACGTTTTCTACCACGTCCGGGTCAATACCCACTTTGCCGCCGCCGAACATCTCCCCGCCCAGCTTGAGCATGACCCGCTTGTAGCCCTTGCGGTCGGTGCGTTCGGTTGGTTCAAGTCCGTCCGAGCTAGACATGGCTCAACTCTCTCCTTCGTGAGTACGGCGGTATCAACGTGGTTCATAGTACCCACCACGCTGCCGCGCACTCACACCGCCGCGGGCAATGCGGCAATTCACACAGAATATAGAGAAAACCCCACCGCAGCAGGCCTTCCTCGAAATTGGAGGCAAGCCCAAACTGGGTGGGGTATGTGAGAGTAGCGCCGCGTTACCCGCCCGCTAAAGCGAGCGAGCACGGCACGGAAGGCGAGCTACGCGCCAACCTCGAAGCGCTCGAAGCCGGTGATGGTGGTGCCAGCTTCTTCAACGACCTGCTTGACGGTCTTCTTGCTGTCCGACAGGGCAGCCTGCTCGAGCAGGACGACCTGCTTGAAGAAGCCGTTGAGGCGGCCCTCGACGATCTTCGGGATAGCCTTTTCCGGCTTGCCCTCCTCGCGGGTGGTGGCCTCAGCGATCTCGCGCTCCTTGTCCACAACCTCGGACGGAACGTCCTCGCGGGTGAGGTACTGAGCCTTCATCGCGGCGATCTGCAGCGCCACAGCGTGTGCGCCCTCGGCGTCGCCCTCGTAAGAGACGATGACGCCGACTGCCGGCGGCAGGTCAGCGGAACGCTGGTGCAGGTAGTGCGCGGTGTTGTCGGCGTCAACGGTGACGGCGCGGCGAGCCTGCAGCTTCTCACCGATCTTGGCGGACTCCTCGTCAACCAGGGTGGAAACCGGCTTGCCGTCGATCTCTACGGCGTTGAGCTCCTCAGCGGAGTTGGCCTTAGCCTCAGCTGCGGCCTCGGAGATGCGAGCGGCGAACTTCTTGAAGTCGTCGTTCTTAGCCACGAAGTCGGTCTCGCAGTTGAGCTCGATCATGGTGTTACCGGTGATCGAGATGAGGCCCTCGCTAGCTTCGCGGTCGGCACGCTTGGAGACGGACTTGGCGCCCTTGATGCGCAGGTACTCGACGGCCTTGTCGTAATCGCCGTCGTTTTCCTCCAGGGCCTTCTTGCAGTCAAGCATGCCGGAGCCGGTCTGCTCACGCAGGGACTTGACATCTGCAGCAGTGTAATTCGCCATGGTGTGGGCGGTCCTCCTCTATTAGGAACAACTTTTCGCAGGTTCAGCGTAACCGACCATGACATACCTCGCTGTATGGGGCATGTCCGGCCGCGCTTTAGTCTACAGCTTAAAACATGACGTGCCCCACCAACCCTACTGGGGCGGTGGGGCACGTTCTTCAGGGGAGAACTAGTTCTCCTGGGGCAACCGGAGGTTTACTCCTGGTTGTCGGCCGGCTGCTGCTCGGCCGGCTTCTGCTGGTCGCTCTCGACGTTCAGGGCAGCCTCCGGGGACTGCTCAGCCTGGGTCGGAGCTGCGCCCTCGGCGGAAGCCGGGTCGGAAGCGGCGGCTGCCTCGGCGGCGTCGCGAGCTTCCTTGTCAGCGGAATCGCCCGCTGCTTCCTTAGCGGCGGCCAGCTCGCGCTCCTCGCGCGCCTTCTTGCCGTCTTCCACAGCGGTGGCGACGATCTTGGTCAGCAACTTGGTGGAGCGGATGGCGTCGTCGTTGCCCGGGATCGGGAAGTCGACCTCGTCCGGATCGCAGTTGGTGTCCAGGATGGCAACAACCGGGATGCGGAGCTTGGCAGCCTCGCTGATAGCGATGTGCTCCTTGTTGGTGTCCACGATCCACAGCGCCGACGGGGTCTTGGTCATGTCGGAGATGCCGCCCAGGACGCGCTCGAGCTTGGCGCGCTCACGGTTGAGCATCAGGACTTCCTTCTTGGTACGGCCCTTGTAGCCGTCCTCACGGGCGTCCATGTCCTGGAGTTCCTTCATGCGCTTCAGGCGCTTGGACACGGTCTGGAAGTTGGTGAGCATGCCACCGAGCCAACGGTGGTTGACGTACGGCATACCGACGCGCTCGGCCTCTTCCTGCACGGCCTCCTGGGCCTGCTTCTTGGTGCCGACGAACAGGACGGTGCCGCCGTGGGCGACGGTCTCCTTGACGAACTCGTAAGCCTCGTCAATGTAGGTCAGGGTCTGCTGCAGGTCGACAATGTAGATGCCGTTGCGGTCGGTGAAGATGAAACGACGCATCTTCGGGTTCCAGCGACGGGTCTGGTGACCGAAGTGCACACCAGCGTCGAGGAGCTCGCGCATGGTAACAACTGCCATGATTCGCTCGCTTTCTGTCAAAGTCTTTCGGTTTTCAGATGCATGCGCGGGTTTTTATCCCACGCCCTAGCTACGAAGGTTCTGAACAACACCCCGGCTTTCCGCGGGGACCACGTCGTTCACAACTGTCGCTAACCTTTGAACCCAGCGAGAAATACCCGGCCGGGCAGGAAACGACGACTTCGTCGCGCGTAGTCAGCGTGATCGAAAAAGACACACTGCTGCGCTCTACCCTATCGCCGCCCTGCGTAATTGACAAAACTCCGCGCCGTGCACAATCACGCGGGCTATAGCACGTCTGCACTACCAACGCACGCCACAGCCCGGAAACCATCCACAGATTCATGGCATGTGCTTGGCGATGCCGCCTGTATCGCCACTTATCCACAGCCCGGCGCGCCACCGCGTGCGGTATGTGCGCACGGCAGGTGATGATTCCAGCATGACTGCAATTCTCGATGCCATTTATCCGCGTCCAACTACTTCCGACACCCCGTCCGACTTTCGTTTCCCGCCCTATCACTATCCGCGCCACCCACTTCCCGACCAGACGCTGTCACGCTGCCTCGGGGTAGTCGTTGCGCTTCTCGTGGCCGCGTCACCGGCTGTCGCCGCCGCATACGTCGACCCCACGACGGGACACGTCGCGCCCGGTCGGGTCTTGCGGCCGTACGAGCCTCCGGCGCACAAATACGGCCCCGGGCACCGCGGCGTAGACCTTGCCCTGGAGGTGGGCGACGACGTGCTCGCCGCTGATGACGGAACCGTAGCCTTTGCCGGAATGGTGGCCGGAAAACCCGTTGTGTCCATTGACCACGCCGACGGGATTCGCACGACGTACGAACCGGTTCACGCCGCCGTGCAGCAGGGCGACCGGGTCCGCGAGGGGCAGTTCATCGGCACGCTCGGCCACAGTGTCGACGGCTACCCCGGGCTGAACTGGGGTGCGCGTACCGCGAAGGATTCGTACATCGATCCGTTGAGCCTGCTCGGCGAACCTGTCATTCGCCTCAAGCCGCTGTAGACAGGCGGGCGTTAAGCCCGCGGGTGGGCCTGCTGGTAGATCCTTTTTAGCCGGTCGGCCGACACGTGGGTGTAGATCTGCGTGGTTTGGAGCGAGGAATGCCCCAGCACTTCCTGCACCACACGCAGGTCGGCCCCGCCCTCCAACAGATGCGTAGCCGCGCTGTGCCGGAGGCTGTGCGGGGAGATGTGATCGGTTCCGGCTTCCTGGCCGGCGTGGTCGACAATCCGGCGCACTTGCCGCGGATCGATCCGCTTGCCCCGAGTTCCCACGAAGACAGCTTCCGTATCGTCCTTGGACATCCCCGGACGGGCCTCATCGAGCCAGCGCGTGACCGCGGCACGCGCAGCCGCGCCCAGCGGGATCACGCGCTGCTTATTTCCTTTGCCCAAGACGGTGACGGTAGAACGCCCCAAATCGACGTCGGCCAGGTTGAGGCCCACGAGCTCCGCGACGCGCATCCCCGTTCCATAGAGCACTTCCAGAATGGCGTTGTCGCGGATGGCGACGGGAACATCGACGTTGGCGCCCTTGTCGAGCATTTCTCCCGCCCCGGCAGCATCGACCACGGTAGGCAGAGAGCGGTTGACCTTCGGGCTGGCTAGGCGCGCGGCGACGTCGGTGGAAAGGTAGCCCTCCCGTTGCGCCCAGGACGAAAAGGCGCGGGCCGCTGCGGTCCGGCGCGCGATGGTGGCGCGCGATTTCCCTTCGGTGACCGCCTGGCCCAACCAAGCGCGCAGTGCGTTGAGGGTAAAGGACGGAAAGTCAGGAACGCTCTGGGCCAAGTTCTTCAGGTCCGTGCAGTAGGACTTTACCGTCGCGGCGGAGCGCCCGAGGTTGTAGCGCTGATAGTCACCAAAGTCAGCGATCGCCTCCATCAGCTGCCCGCCAGCGTCCGGCGCTCCTGCCGAGGCCGGAGTCCGGTCTGAGTCTGGGGCCGGTTCCAGTCCTTTCGTCATGTGACAGGAGTTTACTCCTGTGGAACTCGCTTCCACCGGATACCGGTGCGCATGACCAAACCCTTCTTTTCCAGGGCGACGAGAATATGCACCGTCAGCGCCACCCGCAGCCCGGCTTCTCGGGCTATGTCCTCCGCGGTCAGTGAGTCCTCCGTTTCCGCCGCGGGCAACGATCCGTACACCTTCAACTCATTGCGCGGCAGCGCCTGCGTCACGCTGGGGGCGAACTCCAGCTCGTACTGACCGCTTGGGTCGGCGTTCCCCGCTGGGCCCACCAGCGCCCGCACATCGTCGGCGCTCACCACCAATTGCGCGCGGTTGTCCTGGATACGCTGGTGGCAGCCCAGCGAGCCGGCCGACGTGATGGGCCCAGGCACAGCCATGACGACCTTGCCCAACGCTTCCGCCCAATTCGCGGTGTTGAGCGCGCCTGACCGAAACGCGGCCTCCACGACAACGGTGCCCAACGACATCGCCGCCACGATCCGGTTGCGGGTGAGGAAGCGGTGGCGCTGCGGGGTCGTGCCCGGCGCGAATTCGCTGACCACACACCCGCGCTCGGCGATGCGGTGAAACAGTTCGCGGTTGCGTGCCGGATAGTCGACGTCGATGCCACACGCCATGACCGCGACGGTAGGCACCCCGCCAGACAGCGCGCTGGAGTGCGCCGCACTATCCACGCCCAGCGCCCCGCCAGAAATGATGGACCACTGGTGTGCCGCGAGCCCGCCCACCAGCATGTCCGTGGCCTGGTACCCGTATCGCGTTATCGCGCGCGTGCCTACGACGGAAACGGACTGGTCCACTGCACCGGCGAGAGACTCGCCACGCACCCACAGCGCATGGGGTGGCAGGGCGTCAGCGGCGAAGGTCGCGGGGGCATCAACCGCGCCGTTGTGGAAGAAGCCGAAGGCCGCGGCAAAGCGTTCTTGCGGCCATTCGTCGTCGGCGGGAGTGATAAGCCGCGCGCCCACCTGGCGCGCGCACTCCAAGTCCTCGCTCTGCCGGCACCAGTCGTAACGGCTTGCCGTTTCCCCTAAAAGCGCACCGATCCACTCCTCGCGGTGAAACACGCCGTGGGCAATGCGCTCCGGCTCGAAGGCAGTGAGGAGGCCCGCTAGCGCATGAGACGGGCCGTCGAGGACACGGTTGAGGTACACCCAGGCGTGCACAGGGCTCGCGGTACTGAAGTCACTCATTATCTTTACTCCCCCGCCATCACCTGGTCGCCGCGCAAATGCATTGCGCGCGCTACGTGATCGATGTTGGGCCGCGGTGCGCTCGCGCCGGGCGTGCTCGCGGCCGCTTCGCCGTCGAGGTCGTACAGAGTCCACGCGAGCTTGAGACACCGGTC is a genomic window of Corynebacterium massiliense DSM 45435 containing:
- the dxr gene encoding 1-deoxy-D-xylulose-5-phosphate reductoisomerase; the encoded protein is MTLKRIVILGSTGSIGTQALEVIADNPDKFQVVGLAAGGGNPELLARQARAHNLTADQVACANVDAARKVSAALGGQVIDGADAAAHLVENTAGTGPDAADTVLNAMVGSQGLKATMATIDSGAVLALANKESLVAGGTLVTDRVDRARLIPVDSEHSAMAQCLSAGERGELDHLVLTASGGPFRGWTRDEMWDVTPQQAAQHPTWSMGQMNTLNSATLVNKGLELIEASLLFDLPAERIAVTVHPQSIVHSMATFTDGCTIAQASPPSMKLPISLALDWPHRVPGAQPALDFAQAYTWEFAPLDDAAFPAVSLARAAVSAPGSVPAVYNAANEEAAAAFLAGRIRFPQIVDVVERAVSECDVYAEVPASVDDVLAVEGEARRRANAHIDTLAD
- a CDS encoding DUF2631 domain-containing protein, encoding MLRVVKAGTREGEQVSSHKPTPQVYDGISTEEVPSAGFGWSRTPRTGVQIAGWISVFLLLMYNFGNHKGHVETVWLFVLAALLIVGLLIHLFQPKLNQVRTLTARNKPVGYKEQDWNHMQKTLTGPYAELSDDELRALNVDPEARRRELASSERTASINVGSHANYATPVSSGAAAAHTASPVSRD
- the rlmN gene encoding 23S rRNA (adenine(2503)-C(2))-methyltransferase RlmN, coding for MPQPVKLDFSAPRRGLPPKHFADLSNDERIAKLEELGLPKFRAKQLAQHYYVHYTADVEEMTDLPASKREAVGEALFPKLMNPIRFTSTDDGETSKSLWRLHDGTLLESVLMRYPGRATLCISSQAGCGMNCPFCATGQGGLDRNLSTAEIVEQVRNAAKQMAEEGGRLSNVVFMGMGEPLANYKRVVQAVRQITAPAPEGFGLSMRNVTVSTVGVAPAIRRLADEDLSCTLAVSLHTPDDELRDTLVPINNRWSVDEVLDAAKYYVEKTSRRVSIEYALIGDKNDQDFRADLLGRKLHQALGSKVHVNVIPLNPTPGSEWDAAPKARQNEFVRRVQAQGVPCTVRDTKGQEIAAACGQLAADERESEAS
- a CDS encoding phosphatidate cytidylyltransferase; the encoded protein is MGAPEKGRADKARTRSTRLPRPKNNAGRDLPTAIAVGVGLGVLVVGAVWAGPLAWYLVVAGAIGVAMWEVLTRLKERGYFLQRKHLLCLGQAMIWSSWFAGAGGLVAVYVVAVLSLMFGRLFQNGRHRPPENYLRDMAVGIFVLTWVPLFATFAAMLANTPSPFASGERSIITFMLCVVASDTGGYIAGVMFGSHPMAPAVSPKKSWEGFIGSLVLSTLVGALTFWLVLHHLPWIGAIMGLFLAVCATLGDLVESQFKRELGIKDMSALLPGHGGLMDRLDGMLPAAMVTWVAVSVLTATSV
- the frr gene encoding ribosome recycling factor, translating into MIDEIQLDAEERMSNSVDHTRDELQTIRTGRANPSMFNGLVAEYYGAPTPITQMASISVPEPRMLMVKPYEQSMIGEIETAIRNSDLGVNPTNDGTVIRVTVPQLTEERRKEMVKFARAKGEDGKIAIRNVRRKAMEQLKKLQKAGDAGEDEVVSAEKDMEKITANYIEQIDELMENKENELMEV
- the pyrH gene encoding UMP kinase, producing the protein MSSSDGLEPTERTDRKGYKRVMLKLGGEMFGGGKVGIDPDVVENVAKQIAAVARAGTEIAVVIGGGNFFRGAQLSQRGMDRARSDYMGMLGTVMNSLALQDFLLQEGVECRVQTAINMAQIAEPYLPLRADRHLEKGRVVIFGAGMGMPYFSTDTTAAQRALEIGAEVLFLAKGVDGVYTADPREDDSAELYHEITPREVIEKNLKVADATAFSLCMDNNMPILVFNLLQEGNIARAVSGERIGTLVQS
- the tsf gene encoding translation elongation factor Ts; protein product: MANYTAADVKSLREQTGSGMLDCKKALEENDGDYDKAVEYLRIKGAKSVSKRADREASEGLISITGNTMIELNCETDFVAKNDDFKKFAARISEAAAEAKANSAEELNAVEIDGKPVSTLVDEESAKIGEKLQARRAVTVDADNTAHYLHQRSADLPPAVGVIVSYEGDAEGAHAVALQIAAMKAQYLTREDVPSEVVDKEREIAEATTREEGKPEKAIPKIVEGRLNGFFKQVVLLEQAALSDSKKTVKQVVEEAGTTITGFERFEVGA
- the rpsB gene encoding 30S ribosomal protein S2, which codes for MAVVTMRELLDAGVHFGHQTRRWNPKMRRFIFTDRNGIYIVDLQQTLTYIDEAYEFVKETVAHGGTVLFVGTKKQAQEAVQEEAERVGMPYVNHRWLGGMLTNFQTVSKRLKRMKELQDMDAREDGYKGRTKKEVLMLNRERAKLERVLGGISDMTKTPSALWIVDTNKEHIAISEAAKLRIPVVAILDTNCDPDEVDFPIPGNDDAIRSTKLLTKIVATAVEDGKKAREERELAAAKEAAGDSADKEARDAAEAAAASDPASAEGAAPTQAEQSPEAALNVESDQQKPAEQQPADNQE
- a CDS encoding M23 family metallopeptidase, with protein sequence MTAILDAIYPRPTTSDTPSDFRFPPYHYPRHPLPDQTLSRCLGVVVALLVAASPAVAAAYVDPTTGHVAPGRVLRPYEPPAHKYGPGHRGVDLALEVGDDVLAADDGTVAFAGMVAGKPVVSIDHADGIRTTYEPVHAAVQQGDRVREGQFIGTLGHSVDGYPGLNWGARTAKDSYIDPLSLLGEPVIRLKPL
- a CDS encoding tyrosine recombinase XerC; translated protein: MEAIADFGDYQRYNLGRSAATVKSYCTDLKNLAQSVPDFPSFTLNALRAWLGQAVTEGKSRATIARRTAAARAFSSWAQREGYLSTDVAARLASPKVNRSLPTVVDAAGAGEMLDKGANVDVPVAIRDNAILEVLYGTGMRVAELVGLNLADVDLGRSTVTVLGKGNKQRVIPLGAAARAAVTRWLDEARPGMSKDDTEAVFVGTRGKRIDPRQVRRIVDHAGQEAGTDHISPHSLRHSAATHLLEGGADLRVVQEVLGHSSLQTTQIYTHVSADRLKRIYQQAHPRA
- the dprA gene encoding DNA-processing protein DprA, with translation MSDFSTASPVHAWVYLNRVLDGPSHALAGLLTAFEPERIAHGVFHREEWIGALLGETASRYDWCRQSEDLECARQVGARLITPADDEWPQERFAAAFGFFHNGAVDAPATFAADALPPHALWVRGESLAGAVDQSVSVVGTRAITRYGYQATDMLVGGLAAHQWSIISGGALGVDSAAHSSALSGGVPTVAVMACGIDVDYPARNRELFHRIAERGCVVSEFAPGTTPQRHRFLTRNRIVAAMSLGTVVVEAAFRSGALNTANWAEALGKVVMAVPGPITSAGSLGCHQRIQDNRAQLVVSADDVRALVGPAGNADPSGQYELEFAPSVTQALPRNELKVYGSLPAAETEDSLTAEDIAREAGLRVALTVHILVALEKKGLVMRTGIRWKRVPQE